The region gggcctatttgattatcaaattctttttatttttaattgttataATACCGCACCatgcaaatatatgaataatgaaCAGCTTACCTGGCCAAACAAAAtgagcaaaggtatcatcctaataacGTAATATCGtaataacacaagtaaagacaacaatagttaaggtttacagggaggagtatagcttgaagaggtgtgtcttcagtctgcgcttgaaggtgggaagagattctgctgttctgacctccacggggagtttgttccaccaccgttgagccagaacagacagttcAGTTCCCTGTTGAACAAGAGGAAGGCATTTATTGAGTCACTGAATCTTGTCCTCAAGGAATAGGTAAGGATTTTAACAGCCTAGTTTTACCTTTGGAATGTGCTGTTAGTAAAACATGACTGTTATTTTacattgttaatttgtctcaaaaatTGAatggggactacatataaaaagtgctgtaataaaGACATGGTGAAACAAAATGCCTTTTAATAAAAGCTTTAATCTAAATCTGAATAAACCGAAAAAGGCAAATtgattccaaacttttgagCAGGGGTGTTTATTTGTCTGTAATTTTTTTCTgagtatgtactgtactgtgcaaaagtcaaaGACcaccatttattttgtttagttttcagTAAAAGTTAAGCCCAAGCTATTTATTCTTCAATGTCAGAAATAATATAGgaaacatatacagtgcagttcataagtatttgaacagtggtcAAAATGGtgagactgtcacctttaatttgagggtattttttGAGGGTTTCATTTGGTACTCCCTCCTCAGGAGATCTGCTGAGCAATATCAAATTTGAGCTTTTTCATACAGTTTTCAGAACAgttgtggggcgacatggctcaggcagtaagagccgttgtctggcagtcggagggttgccagttcaatcccctgcccaggctgtgtcgaagtatccctgagcaagacacctaacccccaaaaggctcctgacgagctggtcggcgctttgcatggcagccaatcgccgtcggtgtgtgagtgtttgagtgtgtgtgtgaatgggtgaacggagaagcatcaattgtacagcgctttggataaaggcgctatataaatgccattagATCTAGATCTAGTTGTATGGTATCTATCCTTTTAGAGACAATGCCACAACAAAAACATAAGCATAAAAGGTAGATTTCTCTTTGGCTACCATGAGCTACAAGATTGTGAAACAATGGTACACTGTATCAGAAGCGGAATTAGCAGGGTTGCTGTGCGTTTTGCTTCATTCCTGAAATACACTGTTGAATGGATGTTGACAGTGACATTGTCTATTGTTTGTGTATTAtggtccctggttatgggtatgcactttgttgtacgtcgctctggataagagcgtctgccaaatgccaataatgtaatgtaatgtatatatatttcaatCAGAGCATACACTGAAATTTAGGCTATTGTATATTTTAAATTCATTGGCTTTTCCTTTGCGTTGTTCAAAGCGGGTATGATAAATATGTTATCACAGTGTGAAAAGCACAGGCTATGATAATTATCGTATTTGTACCATAatttttttcaaagccaaaaaaatTGCCTAATTGTATGATAACTTTGCCATTTCGGCCATTTTTTGTCATCACTGATACGTTTTTAACCAAAAATTTCtgatattgtttaaaaaaaaactgtcctaCAACAGAGTGCCTAGGTCATCATGCTCTCACaaggtaattttttttttttttaatccataaCTACTCTCGATTTtgaaatgattacattttatttgtacactAAACTGGCTGGGAGCCAAGTCGGTGCAGAACTATCTGTGATCACAGTTAAGCAGCAGAAATGATTCGTTTCTAAAAGCAGTTTCTCTAATTTTCTCAGTCGAGTCTCCTTCTTTAGCTGATCCCTGCTCGTTTCATTGTGAAGTATCCAGTTTGACAGTTAGaccaccctcaccccaccctTGCCAATATAGTGCTGATTCACATCATGTAAATAAATTGGgcacaggaaaacaaaaatagaatGTAAAATTCCAATAGGTGGAAGGACTAAAGAGTTGAAGCTGTCCTGAAGAGCACTCTGTGTACAGATTGACCTGAATTGTTCACCTCCCTCCCACAGAGATCTTGCAATGCAGCGCACGAGGGTGGTCGTGGTAGGGGCTGGCGTGGTTGGCCTGTCCACAGCAGTGTGCATCGCAGAGGCCCTTCCATATTGCTCCGTGACGGTCCTGGCAGAAAGGTTCACTCCAGATACCACGAGTGACATTGCTGCAGGGATTGTGATGGGTGGCGTACCATTTCCCGGTGAGGACTGGAGCCCTACGCTCAAAATTTGCGTTCTCAATCCTCAGGATATTTTATGAGAAATCTTAATTAAGCATCTTAACTTTTTATTAACAGCTTCTTTTGTGGTGAGAAAGCTCAAATTTCCACAAGGCTAAACAATGTAAATACAGTctacgggcatgttattgaagtgacaacaaaaaagcattttagatACTGACATTACAGAGTTTGTgctaggattttttttttctttaaccgGTAAATGTGCATGAGagatttgttttcagtttgatTTACCAAGCAGAATGTCTTGAAGGCTTTACACTTCCTTATAATATTCATATAATTATAATGTGATTTAATACACCAGAATTGCTGAATTGGTAGTAACTTGTTTGTAATCACCTGCTGATGTCGCCTTTCCTCCCAGATATtcctctgcagcagcagcatcGCTGGTTTAAGAACACTTTTGATCACCTGCTAGAGATTGCCAGGTCCCAGCAAGCTTCAGAAGCAGGTGTCTTCTTGAGCTCAGGGTAAACGCCCACAACACACTGTCCACTTGCAGAAGCGATTGTGCATTATCACAGCCGTAATATAATacatgggcaattccagtctTTGAGGGCAGAGGTCCTGTTATAAATAGAGTTACCAAGCAATTCAGTAGTTAATGTATTCCTGGAAGAACCGGCTAGGTTACCTCCTTTCCGTATAATTACTTCAGCCTTATTACTATGATATTCTCAGGCTTGCAGAACCGGTACACTCTGGGGGTTGCCCTACCTTTGCCTCAGTGACCTAACATAACACCCATGTCTGATTTTGTGTGATGGGATGGGAATTTTTCTCAAGATGGCAGATTTTCCAGGAAGTTCCTGATGAACGCAGGCCTTTCTGGGCGGATGATGTGCTGGGGTTTCGCTACATGACTGATGCTGAGCTCAAAGCATTTCCACAGTACAAGTTTGGCCAGGCCTTCACCACTGTCAAATGCGAGTGCCCCTTTTATCTCCCATGGCTAGAGAAAAGGTTAGTTTGTTCTCTCCCTTTTCTTTTCACAAGGATGAGAAATGACAATTGAGATTTGTGACCCTGTGAAATGAAAATCCTTAGTTTAATTCATATGCTGCAttaacaaccaaagaaaacaaatatgaaataatgctTATTTTATTAagatgttgtatttttattgtatttgtttttatactgaCCACTAAATGTATTTTGGGTTTGGATTTATATGGGTCTATATTTTTTCACCTGTCATTGATGATGGAAAATGTAGTTGTGCAGATTTAGTTGGTTGCCTTTATGCTGATAGTACAAGCACAGCAATAAAATAACATCACTGTGTTTCAAAGGTTTGACTTTGTTAGCCGAGAGGAAAATTAGCTAATGAAGTTCAGTAGGCTTGATGGTAGGCTGATTGAACTGGCAAATGTCAAAAGCTTGTTAATCTGGATAGCTATTTAGTCAGAAAGCTAATGTTACTCACCTTTCTGACGCATACGCAATCACACAATGCAACATCTACTGTATATTCTCTTCAAATGCTTAGGTTGACTAATGGCATGTCACATAGCTGCTTCTTTCCAACATTGTTACAGATGTCTTGGTGACTTTGATGCCACTGTCAATTGTTATTCACATTGAGCAAGTTTGAAAACTAATGTTGATGCATTCTGTTGATGTTGCCATTGTTTTGATTCCCTTCAAACCTGACTCTTCTAAATAACGTGTACTTTCACCAATACAAGCATCCCACCTTTCCTGGAATTTGTCACCTGCTCCATGATCACCTGCAAATCAGCAGTCTGCACCACAGGCATGAGTGAAGTTTGCATTATCATGTTGTGAATTGAGGAAAAgtgaattaaaaatgattttttagaTGGTTGGATATCTGGCAATACTTAGAAAATTTTTTCAGATGATATATTTTCAGATTTGAGCCTCATGCTTTTACTCATATTCCTGCAGATTTAAAAGGGCCGGTGGTCTGATGAAAAAGGGGAGAGTGACAGATCTCCAGGAGCTGTGTCACAATTATGATTTGGTGGTGAACTGCTCTGGCCTGGAAGCACGGGTGCTGGTTGGGGACAGCGCGGTGCACCCAATCCGGGGGCAGATCCTCAGGGTCCATGCCCCCTGGCTCAAGCACTTCATCCGGGTCGGTGACGGGCACACCTATATCTACCCTGGCCGGGACAGTGTCACGGTGGGGGGCACCCGCCAGGTGGGTAACTGGAAGCTGGTGGCTGACGCGGGTGAAAGCGAGGCCATCCTGGACCGCTGTTGCCGGCTAGAGCCATCGCTTAGGGAAGCTGTGTGCCTCGGTGAGCTGGTGGGGCTCAGGCCCGGCAGGGCGAGCCCTCGCCTAGAGAGAGGGCTGCTGGAAACAGCAGGGGGCCGAAGGGTGCCTGTGGTGCACAACTACGggcatggggggtggggtgtctcCCTCAGCTGGGGTACAGCACTGGAGGCACTGAAGCTGGTCAGGGAGAGCCTGATTGAGCTCCCACCTCCGTCACGACTGTGACTGCCCAGTGAACTACGAGTCACAGTCTAGACCAATCAAAACCAGATATCACTGATATAAACCGCAATTTAGACCAGTTTGCAGACTTGGTCCTGGCCCGGCAGtgtatgcttgtttttgttacaaacaaaaacattatgttATTTCTATATAATTGCAACCCCTAAATGAGCTGTTCATTTTACTTTTGAGCAATGAAACTTGGCATTGAATAACCTTGGACATACTTTTGCTGCATAGAGAACTATAGTACCATAAAATCCCTTTTGCTACTCATAGCCATTTATTTGCTGGTAGAATTAAGTGGAAAAAGGTTACATGGCAGATAAAAGCATGAAAATTGATACAGATGTCCCTTGGCTGATCCTAAGACATTCTTAAAGCAAACtaagttttaaaacaaattcaaaatggTTGCCACCTTGTTTGCCAATTGATATAAAATGCACTTAAATGGCCTCTTAAAAGCATGAAATTTGCCACAGATGTCCCTTGGGTGATCCGAAGACATCTTAAAAAGGGTGCCCAAATAAATCTTAAATGGGAAGAAAGTTATTGagcaaattcaaaatggctaactaatttgttgttgtttcaccTAAAAAGGCTGTGAACTGAACATAGCTATGTAAGTTTGTTATATTGATACTAATTTTCCTGCAAATAGGTAGCTCTCAACATAAATCATAagttttataaaatataatctTATTCCTAaatctcattttaaaataattttataaaaaattaaGTTTTTCGTAATTAtactatttatatttacattgatATAGATATATTTAATCATAATAAATTCAGAATATAATAGGACATACAGGCAGTTATGCCAAagtcctgccaaagccgaggTTGGCCAGCacacgtggagcggcataattggctcggcAGGGGCTGTAGGATTGCCGTATACAGTAGAGCCCTGATTGCACTCGCCTCGGAGTCAGGGACGCGGGAATTTGAGACTCTAAtatcctgatcctcctgggccacaccagccctttttggataagattgaaCACCCCTGAGCTAGAGATCTCGCTGAGTcactaattagtagaatcaggtgtgccctGCACTATACAATCAAACTCCTTGTACCCACtatgtaaaaacatatatgTTGCAAGGTTGCATAATGAGGCAACTTAACATGCCCTTACTTACCTTTGTTAATGCACTTTGAAAGTCACTCTCGATAAGAGTCTCTGCCAAGTGTCTAAATGGAGTCTGGAATATTGAACATGTACTCATGAAAACATTGATGTAAAAAAATTTCTTTTAAAATTCCATTATACACTTACAGTatgtcaaaatatacagttgatgtcACCAAAACTTTGGGTTCTAATGGACAATTCCTGCTACTGCTGGTCTTAACTCCTTAAGGCAATAATCTCTGTTGGGCACCTCTACATCCTGTGACACGATGTGTGattcacacaatcacagagCTGGCTCATAGCAAATTTTATGAAGATTTGTGGAGGGTGAAAATCAAGTATGATTCTGTATTtaaatttgcattttgttaatgtaCATTAGTTGTAATGTTTGGTGAAAGAatgtacacctacatattctattttgtatttatgtatatattaaaaacattcaCAGATTTCATAGATTTAAGTGCGCAAAATCAGAATCCCACAAATAAGTAGCAAGTGCAATATGAATGGGATAAAATTTTATGCTGGTGTCTGCTTGCTTTGACATTAAGCTTAATAAAATTGTGTCAGAATCCATTTGTTTTAGTGATGTTTTGTTTGGTAAAGCACGTCGTCAAGGGTTTTCATCTTTATGGCAGCTGCTAGTCCGATCATAGGTGCCCATTTAGAAATGATGTGGATACACTATCAAGTTAAACCCTCCCTTTGTGAGGCCAATTATTAATTCAGGCTTCCTGCCACAGTCCAGAGTAGCATGAACCAGACAAGTTCAGATGCATCACTGCTAGAAGAACAAACTCCTCAAGTGGCATTAACTTTACAAATAGATGCAGTGACTACTGAGCTCCAGTGAGAAATGACACTCCTCATATAAACCTCTGAGGATAAGTAAGCAGAGAGAATTAATTGAACTGCCCTTACTGGTTGATTCAGTCTTAGCTTGAGCAAACTTTACACAGCCCATAGTttacatgcactcagtgatcactttattaggtagacctatacatcttgttaatgaaaatattgaatcagccaatcatgtggcagcaactaaattcataaaagcatgcagacgtggtcaggaggttcagctgtttttcagaccaaatgtcagaatggggaagagctgtgatctaagtgactttgaccatggaatgattgttggtgccagacagcctggtttgagtatctcagaaactgttgatcacctgggattttcacgcaatgCAGTGTCCAGACttagtgcgaaaaacaaaaaaacattcagtgagcagagtTCTGCGGgaagaaacatgttgttaatgagagaggacagaggtcgaacctgacaggaaggtgacagtaactcaaataaccttgcattacaacaatggtattcAGAAGACCATCTTTGAACACataatgcgtcaaacctctaagtgtatAGGCTACTGCAGCTGAAGACTTTtccagtctaataaatacctaataaagtgctcacagtgtaGTTTACATAGTCACATAATGCTACCTTATTGAGACTATGACATGCATTCATCTTGTTTACCA is a window of Conger conger chromosome 1, fConCon1.1, whole genome shotgun sequence DNA encoding:
- the ddo gene encoding D-aspartate oxidase isoform X1 — protein: MSASDLAMQRTRVVVVGAGVVGLSTAVCIAEALPYCSVTVLAERFTPDTTSDIAAGIVMGGVPFPDIPLQQQHRWFKNTFDHLLEIARSQQASEAGVFLSSGWQIFQEVPDERRPFWADDVLGFRYMTDAELKAFPQYKFGQAFTTVKCECPFYLPWLEKRFKRAGGLMKKGRVTDLQELCHNYDLVVNCSGLEARVLVGDSAVHPIRGQILRVHAPWLKHFIRVGDGHTYIYPGRDSVTVGGTRQVGNWKLVADAGESEAILDRCCRLEPSLREAVCLGELVGLRPGRASPRLERGLLETAGGRRVPVVHNYGHGGWGVSLSWGTALEALKLVRESLIELPPPSRL
- the ddo gene encoding D-aspartate oxidase isoform X2 yields the protein MQRTRVVVVGAGVVGLSTAVCIAEALPYCSVTVLAERFTPDTTSDIAAGIVMGGVPFPDIPLQQQHRWFKNTFDHLLEIARSQQASEAGVFLSSGWQIFQEVPDERRPFWADDVLGFRYMTDAELKAFPQYKFGQAFTTVKCECPFYLPWLEKRFKRAGGLMKKGRVTDLQELCHNYDLVVNCSGLEARVLVGDSAVHPIRGQILRVHAPWLKHFIRVGDGHTYIYPGRDSVTVGGTRQVGNWKLVADAGESEAILDRCCRLEPSLREAVCLGELVGLRPGRASPRLERGLLETAGGRRVPVVHNYGHGGWGVSLSWGTALEALKLVRESLIELPPPSRL